In Nocardioides sp. zg-1228, a single window of DNA contains:
- a CDS encoding aquaporin translates to MSDTVEATPTTGQKFTAEAMGTFVLVFFGCGAAVYTGGDIVATGLTFGLTVVVMAYAVGRISGGHFNPAVTLGAVLGGRLPWNQVGIYMAAQLLGGLLAGAVLFALGHGFDGFVAEGNMGQNFFGDQGSGFAWWAALLLEVLLTAVFLWVILGVTDERNEVNVALGPLAIGLALSMIHFVAIPLTGTSVNPARSIGVGVFAGMDAVAQLWLFVLAPLLGAAIAGLTYPLLFGQGAAPVAGSGLNFGGGRKDQNVPGNYEAQWNQGQQGGWGQPGAAWGAPPQQQWGQPDPYQQPQQQPDPAHGAPQGAPQQPGQWGGQPAPQQPGQQSQPGQWGQPAPQQPGQQPPVQQQPGQSAPGHWGNPDGDDDGRTQVRRPD, encoded by the coding sequence ATGAGCGACACCGTCGAAGCCACACCCACCACCGGACAGAAGTTCACCGCGGAGGCGATGGGCACGTTCGTGCTCGTCTTCTTCGGCTGCGGTGCGGCCGTCTACACCGGAGGCGACATCGTCGCCACCGGGCTGACCTTCGGTCTCACCGTCGTGGTGATGGCCTACGCCGTCGGGCGCATCTCCGGCGGACACTTCAACCCCGCCGTGACGCTCGGCGCGGTCCTGGGCGGTCGCCTGCCGTGGAACCAGGTCGGCATCTACATGGCCGCCCAGCTCCTCGGCGGCCTCCTGGCCGGCGCGGTGCTCTTCGCGCTGGGCCACGGCTTCGACGGCTTCGTCGCCGAGGGCAACATGGGGCAGAACTTCTTCGGCGACCAGGGCTCGGGCTTCGCCTGGTGGGCCGCCCTGCTGCTCGAGGTGCTGCTGACCGCGGTCTTCCTGTGGGTCATCCTGGGCGTCACCGACGAGCGCAACGAGGTCAACGTCGCGCTCGGCCCGCTCGCGATCGGCCTCGCGCTGTCGATGATCCACTTCGTCGCGATCCCGCTGACCGGCACGTCGGTCAACCCCGCCCGCTCCATCGGCGTCGGCGTCTTCGCCGGCATGGACGCGGTCGCGCAGCTCTGGCTGTTCGTCCTCGCGCCGCTGCTGGGCGCGGCGATCGCCGGCCTGACCTACCCGCTGCTCTTCGGCCAGGGCGCTGCCCCGGTCGCCGGCTCCGGCCTCAACTTCGGCGGCGGCCGCAAGGACCAGAACGTCCCGGGCAACTACGAGGCGCAGTGGAACCAGGGCCAGCAGGGCGGCTGGGGCCAGCCCGGCGCCGCCTGGGGCGCTCCCCCGCAGCAGCAGTGGGGCCAGCCCGACCCCTACCAGCAGCCGCAGCAGCAGCCCGACCCGGCCCACGGCGCACCCCAGGGCGCGCCGCAGCAGCCGGGCCAGTGGGGCGGCCAGCCCGCGCCGCAGCAGCCCGGTCAGCAGTCGCAGCCGGGCCAGTGGGGCCAGCCCGCCCCCCAGCAGCCCGGCCAGCAGCCGCCCGTCCAGCAGCAGCCCGGCCAGAGCGCTCCGGGCCACTGGGGCAACCCTGACGGCGACGACGACGGTCGCACCCAGGTGCGCCGCCCGGACTGA